The Prosthecobacter dejongeii genome window below encodes:
- the ruvB gene encoding Holliday junction branch migration DNA helicase RuvB translates to MNPSLNEADSPFDLALRPGDFDEFHGQTKVKENLLVMVEAAKMRNEPLDHALLCGPPGLGKTTLANLIASAVGSRLHTTSGPQIERAGDLAGILTNLQERDILFIDEIHRLHPSIEEYLYPAIEDFRLDIIIDQGPKARTIRIDLPPFTLVGATTRAGMLTAPMRSRFGIPNRLDYYTTEELQHILLRSARLMKVEMDAAGASEIARRSRGTPRIANHLLRWVRDYAQVKSQGMINEAVASQALTMRDIDETGLDEMDKRFLEALIHKFEGGPVGLNSIAVSVSEDASTLEDVHEPYLVMQGFVKRTPRGRVAMPAAYRKLGLIPPLSGQSELF, encoded by the coding sequence GTGAACCCCTCCCTCAACGAAGCCGACTCTCCTTTCGATCTCGCCCTGCGTCCGGGTGATTTCGATGAATTCCACGGCCAGACCAAGGTGAAGGAAAACCTCCTGGTCATGGTGGAGGCGGCCAAGATGCGCAATGAACCTCTGGACCACGCCTTGCTTTGTGGCCCGCCAGGCCTGGGCAAAACCACGCTGGCCAATCTCATTGCCAGTGCCGTGGGCTCCCGACTGCACACCACCAGCGGGCCACAGATCGAGCGGGCAGGGGACCTCGCGGGTATCCTCACGAATCTTCAGGAGCGGGACATCCTCTTCATTGATGAGATCCACCGCCTGCATCCTAGCATCGAAGAATACCTATATCCAGCCATCGAGGACTTTCGGCTGGATATCATCATTGACCAGGGGCCGAAGGCCCGCACCATCCGCATTGACCTGCCTCCTTTCACTCTTGTGGGGGCGACCACGCGGGCTGGTATGCTGACCGCGCCCATGCGCAGCCGTTTTGGTATCCCGAATCGGCTGGATTATTACACCACGGAGGAACTGCAGCACATTCTCCTGCGCAGCGCCCGCCTGATGAAAGTGGAGATGGATGCTGCGGGGGCTTCTGAAATCGCCCGTCGGTCCCGTGGCACACCGCGTATCGCCAACCACCTGCTGCGCTGGGTGCGTGACTATGCCCAGGTGAAATCTCAGGGCATGATCAATGAGGCCGTCGCCAGCCAGGCGCTGACCATGCGGGACATTGATGAGACGGGCCTGGACGAAATGGACAAACGTTTCCTGGAGGCTCTCATCCACAAATTTGAAGGTGGGCCCGTGGGGCTGAATAGCATCGCCGTCTCCGTCAGTGAAGATGCATCCACCCTGGAAGATGTGCATGAGCCCTACCTGGTCATGCAGGGTTTCGTGAAGCGCACCCCACGGGGTCGCGTGGCCATGCCTGCCGCCTATCGCAAACTGGGGCTGATCCCGCCCTTGAGTGGGCAGTCTGAGTTATTTTGA
- a CDS encoding Gfo/Idh/MocA family protein has product MIPHSTSRRQFIARAAAAGLLITNSRVAFGSQANAKIRLGVIGCGGRGTFTTEQFVANGGYEIAAAADAFQDKLDAFGDLYQVPKDKRFVGLDAYKQMLASGAVDAVHVVSPSYFHNEQAAAAVDAGKHVFVAKPIAIDVPGIRTFEETAKLAETKGLTFMVDFQTQGDDLYVEGIKRVNEGALGDLMFGEGFHHMGRLARQAEDGAPGARLRNWVFDKALSGDIIVEQNIHSVDVMVRLMNAAPVRVTGHGGRKGRVDVGDCWDHFALMFEFPGDVPWTYTSRQFDPGGVPGGMVNNLIGSKGAFLSKFGGDIMIRGGKDTFWRGGKNPNIYKTGTDTNISRFAAAIHGGDKDITRATVPLAVRSTLTAILGRNAAYQQGSLTWEELQKDTAKLEVDTTTLLS; this is encoded by the coding sequence ATGATCCCCCACTCAACCTCACGCCGTCAGTTCATCGCCCGTGCCGCTGCGGCCGGTCTTCTCATCACCAATTCACGCGTCGCCTTTGGTTCACAAGCCAATGCAAAAATACGTCTCGGCGTCATCGGCTGCGGTGGTCGCGGCACCTTCACTACCGAACAGTTTGTGGCGAATGGTGGGTATGAAATCGCAGCGGCTGCGGATGCCTTTCAAGACAAGCTGGATGCTTTTGGCGACCTTTACCAAGTGCCGAAGGACAAACGTTTTGTGGGCCTGGATGCCTACAAGCAGATGCTGGCCAGCGGTGCGGTGGATGCCGTGCATGTCGTGAGCCCATCCTACTTCCACAATGAGCAGGCCGCTGCTGCGGTGGATGCTGGCAAGCACGTGTTTGTGGCCAAACCCATCGCCATTGATGTGCCAGGCATCCGCACTTTCGAAGAAACCGCCAAGTTGGCGGAGACAAAGGGTCTCACCTTCATGGTGGATTTTCAGACTCAAGGGGATGACCTCTACGTCGAAGGCATCAAGCGCGTGAATGAGGGTGCCCTGGGAGATCTGATGTTTGGCGAAGGCTTTCACCACATGGGCCGTCTCGCCCGCCAGGCTGAGGATGGCGCGCCCGGCGCACGTCTGCGTAACTGGGTCTTCGACAAAGCCCTCTCGGGCGACATCATCGTAGAGCAAAACATTCACAGTGTGGATGTGATGGTGCGGCTGATGAATGCCGCCCCGGTGCGCGTTACAGGCCATGGTGGCCGCAAAGGACGTGTGGATGTGGGTGACTGCTGGGACCACTTTGCCCTCATGTTTGAATTTCCTGGGGACGTACCGTGGACCTACACCTCCCGCCAGTTTGATCCCGGTGGCGTCCCGGGCGGCATGGTGAATAATCTCATCGGCAGCAAAGGGGCCTTCCTCAGCAAATTCGGTGGTGACATCATGATTCGTGGTGGCAAGGACACCTTCTGGCGCGGAGGTAAAAACCCGAACATTTACAAAACCGGCACTGATACCAACATCAGCCGCTTTGCTGCCGCCATCCATGGCGGTGACAAGGACATCACCCGCGCCACCGTCCCCCTGGCCGTGCGCAGCACCCTCACCGCCATTCTGGGCCGGAATGCCGCCTATCAACAGGGCAGCCTGACCTGGGAAGAACTCCAAAAGGATACCGCCAAACTGGAAGTGGATACCACCACTCTCTTGAGCTGA
- the hisA gene encoding phosphoribosylformimino-5-aminoimidazole carboxamide ribotide isomerase, with amino-acid sequence MTRFRPCIDLHDGQVKQIVGSSLSDSGGGLKTNFVSDRDPVWYAQRYREDGLTGGHVILLGPGNEAAAKSALAAYPQGLQVGGGIRPCNAAEYLEAGASQVIVTSYLFETDGTFSETRLQKMVAAAGKERLVIDLSCKATATGWTVAMNRWQTLTDLHVTPETLKQLAGCCAEFLIHAVDVEGKCEGMDEALVAFLGQHSPIPMTYAGGIRHLQDLQRLDVLSHGRVDGTIGSALDMFGGQGARYEDCVAFNRR; translated from the coding sequence ATGACCCGTTTTCGTCCCTGCATTGATCTCCATGATGGCCAAGTGAAGCAAATCGTGGGCTCTAGCCTTAGCGATTCTGGAGGTGGATTGAAAACGAATTTTGTGAGTGATCGTGACCCCGTTTGGTATGCCCAGAGGTATCGGGAGGATGGGTTGACGGGAGGCCATGTCATTCTGCTGGGGCCAGGCAATGAAGCGGCGGCTAAGTCTGCGCTGGCGGCCTATCCACAAGGATTGCAAGTGGGCGGTGGCATCCGCCCCTGCAATGCGGCGGAGTATCTGGAGGCTGGAGCCAGCCAGGTCATCGTCACTAGCTACCTGTTTGAAACGGACGGTACCTTTTCAGAAACCCGACTGCAAAAGATGGTGGCTGCAGCAGGCAAAGAGCGGCTGGTGATTGACCTGAGCTGCAAGGCCACGGCCACAGGCTGGACGGTGGCGATGAATCGCTGGCAGACGCTGACCGACCTACACGTCACGCCAGAAACGCTGAAACAACTCGCCGGCTGCTGCGCGGAGTTTCTCATCCACGCCGTGGATGTGGAAGGCAAGTGCGAGGGCATGGATGAGGCCCTCGTGGCTTTCTTGGGCCAGCATAGTCCCATCCCCATGACCTACGCGGGGGGCATCCGGCATTTGCAGGATTTGCAGCGGCTGGATGTGCTGAGCCATGGGCGGGTGGATGGCACCATCGGCAGTGCCTTGGACATGTTTGGCGGGCAGGGCGCACGGTATGAAGACTGCGTGGCCTTCAATCGTCGTTAA
- a CDS encoding 3D domain-containing protein, whose product MSKKGTRITAVRTTAYTHSESDHIQYGARTAVGSQLKYGSVLRSAAADWSVYPVGTIFQIEGTPYIYQVDDYGSALVGTNTIDIYQPTRAHMNAWGVRHVNIRVLRWGSKSKSLAIMKDRQKYDHVRKMVQRLQRS is encoded by the coding sequence TTGTCTAAAAAAGGCACTCGCATCACGGCTGTGCGGACGACGGCTTACACCCACAGTGAGTCAGATCATATCCAGTATGGGGCGCGTACCGCTGTGGGGTCGCAGTTAAAATATGGCAGCGTTTTGCGTAGCGCCGCTGCCGATTGGTCCGTTTATCCAGTGGGCACCATTTTCCAGATCGAGGGCACACCCTACATTTATCAAGTGGATGACTACGGCTCTGCACTGGTGGGAACGAATACCATTGATATCTACCAGCCCACACGCGCTCACATGAATGCCTGGGGCGTGCGCCACGTGAACATCCGCGTTTTGCGCTGGGGGTCCAAGTCCAAGAGCTTGGCCATCATGAAAGACCGCCAGAAGTACGATCACGTGCGTAAAATGGTGCAGCGTCTTCAGCGTAGCTAA
- the nth gene encoding endonuclease III codes for MTKAERATYVLQRLGQLYPDPPVPLDHTDAYTLLVAVLLSAQCTDVRVNLITPKLWSLGRTPQEIARVPVAEIEKIVKPCGLGPQKAKAIQKLSEILVEKYGGQVPADLALLEELPGVGHKTAQVVMAQSFGVPSFPVDTHIHRLAQRWKLTEGKNVTQTERDLKRLFPESAWNKLHLQIIFYGREFCSARGCDGTVCEICTTLFPERKRALKTKKA; via the coding sequence GTGACCAAGGCCGAACGCGCCACCTACGTGCTCCAACGGCTGGGGCAGTTGTATCCTGATCCCCCAGTTCCTCTGGACCATACGGATGCTTACACCCTTCTCGTGGCGGTCCTGTTATCGGCCCAGTGCACGGATGTGCGGGTGAACTTGATCACTCCCAAACTCTGGTCTCTTGGCCGCACCCCGCAGGAGATAGCCCGCGTGCCTGTGGCTGAGATCGAAAAGATCGTAAAACCGTGCGGTCTGGGACCGCAAAAGGCGAAAGCGATCCAAAAGCTGTCTGAGATCCTCGTCGAAAAATATGGAGGTCAGGTGCCTGCAGACCTAGCACTGCTGGAGGAACTGCCCGGGGTCGGGCATAAAACGGCACAGGTGGTCATGGCGCAGTCTTTTGGCGTACCTTCCTTTCCGGTGGATACTCACATCCATCGTTTAGCCCAACGCTGGAAACTCACAGAGGGTAAAAACGTCACGCAGACAGAGCGGGATCTGAAGCGCCTTTTCCCCGAATCCGCCTGGAACAAGCTGCATCTCCAAATCATCTTTTACGGTCGCGAATTCTGCTCCGCCCGCGGTTGTGACGGGACGGTATGTGAGATTTGTACGACTCTGTTTCCTGAGCGTAAGAGAGCCCTGAAGACGAAAAAAGCCTAG
- a CDS encoding SBBP repeat-containing protein — MSFPRFFLSAFLASSLHAASPSFEWVAAGGGLKNDKTRAVAVDTTGHVFWAGETTDAGTFGDSPRESLGGSDFFLAKTSPEGKTLWVRSLGGSLIDRGYGVVADAAGNAYVTGHYQSTDAQALGKPLPNAGDYDLFVAKYSPSGDLLWIRTAGGAGYDYGHGIALDPQGHVVVTGAIAGEGKFGDQGVNAGQTSRAIFWAKYDAEGSLLWVKTTSGKFSGSGHGIGTDAAGNLYIGGSGAGKGSAGSVALETSIGQAAVVIKTSSQGEPLWASLISGTPSAGFHEITVDAAGAVTGVGMFKGRVKLGEQSYETSNEKDNDGLVVHFSPEGKALWHQVIQGPGVDYCLGVATDASGQVYVTGEFSATATFAGQTLTSLGGTDIYTAAFDAKGKLEWLLPNGGAKGDNAYTLVWQPGYLILGGGCAGPTAFGKKSMTSPAAAEAYAAKLKLP, encoded by the coding sequence ATGTCCTTTCCTCGTTTTTTCCTATCGGCTTTCCTCGCTAGTTCTCTGCACGCCGCTAGCCCCTCTTTTGAGTGGGTGGCTGCGGGCGGCGGTTTAAAAAATGATAAGACTCGCGCTGTGGCTGTGGACACCACGGGTCATGTTTTTTGGGCGGGCGAAACGACGGATGCGGGAACCTTTGGCGACAGCCCGCGTGAATCTCTAGGCGGGTCTGATTTCTTTCTAGCAAAGACCTCGCCAGAGGGGAAAACGCTGTGGGTGCGCAGCCTGGGGGGCAGCTTGATTGATCGCGGGTACGGTGTGGTGGCCGATGCCGCAGGCAATGCCTATGTGACGGGTCACTACCAGAGCACCGATGCCCAGGCCCTGGGTAAACCCCTGCCGAATGCCGGGGATTACGATCTCTTTGTGGCCAAGTATTCTCCGTCGGGGGACTTGCTGTGGATCCGCACAGCGGGTGGGGCAGGTTATGATTATGGTCACGGCATCGCCCTCGATCCACAAGGGCATGTGGTAGTGACGGGGGCGATTGCTGGAGAAGGAAAATTTGGCGACCAGGGGGTGAATGCTGGGCAGACTTCGCGCGCTATCTTTTGGGCGAAGTATGATGCCGAAGGCTCCCTTCTTTGGGTCAAAACCACCTCAGGAAAGTTCAGCGGTAGCGGTCATGGTATCGGGACCGATGCTGCCGGGAATCTCTACATCGGTGGCAGCGGTGCCGGGAAGGGGAGTGCGGGTTCAGTGGCCCTGGAAACGAGCATCGGACAGGCAGCGGTAGTGATCAAAACCTCTTCGCAAGGGGAACCTCTCTGGGCCAGCCTCATCTCGGGAACGCCGAGCGCAGGGTTTCATGAAATCACCGTGGATGCAGCGGGGGCAGTGACGGGTGTGGGCATGTTTAAGGGCCGCGTAAAGCTGGGTGAGCAGTCGTATGAGACTTCCAATGAGAAGGACAATGATGGGCTCGTGGTCCATTTTTCACCCGAAGGAAAAGCGCTCTGGCACCAGGTCATTCAGGGGCCTGGGGTGGATTATTGTCTGGGTGTGGCAACCGATGCCTCCGGGCAGGTCTATGTGACAGGGGAGTTTTCTGCCACGGCCACCTTCGCAGGCCAAACTCTCACCAGCCTGGGCGGCACTGATATCTACACAGCCGCCTTTGATGCCAAAGGAAAGCTGGAGTGGCTGCTGCCGAATGGAGGTGCGAAGGGCGACAATGCCTACACGCTGGTCTGGCAGCCGGGTTATTTGATTTTAGGGGGCGGCTGCGCAGGTCCGACCGCTTTTGGCAAAAAAAGCATGACCTCTCCCGCAGCGGCGGAGGCTTATGCGGCCAAGCTTAAGCTGCCCTGA
- a CDS encoding helix-turn-helix domain-containing protein, with translation MAAKKSVRKTPPAHEMPPEAIGEFVGRRVKKLRTDRGWSLEELAQTSGVSRSMLSEIERERANPTLTVTFRIARAFGMTLQDLIGSVEEAAPKIQVIRSRDRAQVFRSDKQCEIRTLSPLNLEKDVEFYEVTLRPGGVLRSQPHFEGTREFLTVEEGLVRLESDGATEDLGKGDSGTYPADVPHAIVNAGPGDALVFLVVIYR, from the coding sequence ATGGCTGCAAAGAAATCTGTCCGCAAAACACCGCCCGCGCACGAGATGCCCCCGGAGGCCATCGGAGAGTTTGTCGGCAGACGGGTGAAAAAACTGCGCACGGACCGCGGCTGGTCTTTAGAGGAGTTGGCCCAGACCAGTGGTGTGAGTCGGTCCATGCTCAGCGAGATCGAACGCGAACGCGCGAATCCTACCCTGACAGTCACCTTTCGTATCGCCCGGGCCTTTGGCATGACTTTGCAAGACCTCATCGGCAGCGTGGAAGAAGCCGCCCCAAAGATCCAAGTGATCCGCAGCCGAGATCGCGCCCAAGTATTCCGCTCAGACAAGCAGTGTGAGATCCGCACCCTCTCCCCGCTGAATCTGGAAAAGGACGTCGAATTTTATGAAGTCACTTTGCGCCCAGGAGGGGTCCTGCGCAGCCAGCCCCACTTCGAAGGCACGCGCGAATTTTTGACTGTGGAAGAAGGCCTCGTGCGGCTGGAATCCGACGGTGCCACCGAAGATCTGGGCAAAGGCGACTCGGGCACGTACCCAGCCGATGTACCCCATGCCATCGTCAATGCAGGCCCGGGCGATGCCCTGGTTTTTCTGGTCGTTATTTATCGTTAG
- a CDS encoding TatD family hydrolase: protein MQYIEPHGHMVSRTTDDYERMAIAGCQAICEPAFWAGFDRASADGFYDYFRQITEYEPKRAARFGIQHYCWLCINPKEAEDTKLAEEVIALIPQFLDKPGVLGIGEIGLNKNSRNELRIFEQHVQVAQDHDQLVLIHTPHLEDKLKGTRLIVDALKNFPKINPERVIIDHVEEHTIDHVLDHGFWAGITLYPESKCTPHRAIDMLEQRQAERIWMNSACDWGISDPLAVPKTMQAMRQRGWTAEMIQRVALENPKAFMGQCAKFKL from the coding sequence ATGCAATACATTGAACCTCACGGTCACATGGTCAGCCGCACCACGGATGATTATGAGCGCATGGCCATCGCGGGTTGCCAAGCCATCTGTGAGCCAGCCTTTTGGGCCGGATTTGACCGCGCCTCGGCGGATGGATTTTACGATTACTTCCGCCAGATCACAGAGTATGAGCCGAAGCGCGCGGCCAGATTTGGCATCCAGCATTACTGCTGGCTGTGCATCAATCCGAAAGAGGCGGAAGACACAAAATTGGCTGAAGAGGTCATCGCCCTGATTCCACAATTTTTAGATAAGCCTGGCGTGCTCGGGATTGGCGAGATCGGCCTGAATAAAAACAGCCGCAATGAGCTGCGGATCTTTGAGCAGCATGTGCAGGTGGCGCAGGATCATGATCAACTGGTGCTCATCCACACCCCGCATTTGGAGGACAAGCTCAAGGGCACCCGCCTCATTGTGGATGCGCTGAAAAACTTCCCGAAGATCAACCCTGAGCGAGTGATCATTGACCATGTGGAAGAGCACACGATTGATCATGTGCTGGACCATGGTTTCTGGGCCGGCATCACGCTTTACCCAGAGAGTAAATGCACCCCGCACCGCGCCATTGATATGCTGGAACAGCGGCAGGCAGAACGCATCTGGATGAACAGCGCCTGCGACTGGGGTATCAGTGATCCCCTAGCCGTCCCCAAGACCATGCAGGCCATGCGCCAGCGCGGCTGGACGGCGGAGATGATCCAGCGCGTGGCTCTGGAAAATCCGAAAGCCTTCATGGGCCAGTGCGCCAAGTTTAAGCTGTAA
- a CDS encoding fumarylacetoacetate hydrolase family protein: MKIIRYSDPSGHIAYAAQQTDGSARVIEGDILGDFHVTETVADVAKVLAPVQPTAILCIGLNYKFHAEESGAAIPENPVLFIKSPGAVQNPGDAIELPRTLRSDSVDYECELAIVIGKAAKNVRKENALEYVLGYTCANDVSARDWQKNGGGGQWCRGKTFDTFCPLGPVLVTRDEIANPNALGIKTILNGEAVQDWNTNDMIFDVPTIISFLSASTTLLPGTVILTGTPHGVGMARQPALWLKAGDSVTIEIEGIGSLTNPVIEEPI, from the coding sequence ATGAAAATCATTCGTTACTCTGATCCCTCCGGCCATATCGCCTACGCTGCCCAACAAACCGATGGTTCGGCCCGTGTCATCGAGGGAGATATCCTGGGAGACTTTCACGTGACGGAAACCGTGGCGGATGTGGCCAAGGTGCTGGCTCCCGTGCAGCCGACGGCCATTCTTTGCATCGGCCTGAACTACAAATTCCATGCGGAAGAAAGCGGCGCGGCGATTCCGGAGAATCCGGTCCTCTTCATCAAAAGCCCAGGAGCCGTGCAAAATCCAGGAGATGCCATCGAGCTGCCGCGCACCCTGCGCAGTGACAGCGTGGACTACGAGTGCGAGCTGGCCATCGTCATCGGCAAAGCAGCGAAAAACGTTCGCAAAGAAAACGCTCTGGAGTACGTGCTGGGCTACACCTGCGCCAATGATGTGAGCGCGCGGGATTGGCAGAAAAATGGTGGTGGCGGCCAGTGGTGCCGTGGCAAAACCTTTGACACCTTTTGCCCTCTTGGTCCCGTCTTGGTGACTCGCGATGAGATCGCTAACCCCAATGCTTTGGGTATCAAAACGATCCTCAATGGTGAGGCCGTGCAGGACTGGAACACCAATGACATGATCTTTGATGTGCCGACCATCATCTCATTCCTCAGTGCCAGCACGACGCTGCTGCCCGGGACGGTGATTCTCACTGGCACCCCGCACGGGGTGGGCATGGCGCGTCAGCCCGCTCTTTGGCTGAAGGCCGGCGACAGCGTCACGATTGAGATCGAAGGCATCGGCTCCCTCACAAATCCGGTTATCGAAGAACCCATCTAA
- the glsA gene encoding glutaminase A — protein MVSPIQEYLKTLHARYASVMDGHVADYIPELSKADPRLFGICIATRDGHVYEVGDTRHSFTIQSVSKALAYGLALEDRGEEHVLSRIGVEPSGEAFNAISLKEGTGAPFNPMINAGAIATCGQVLPKDEHSRIERILAYLGGFAGRTLDIDQAIYQSESETGHRNRAIGWLLRNFGIIDEDPHETLETYFQQCSIRVTCRDLAIMGATLANQGINPITQKRAIAAEYVDNVLGVMATCGMYDWSGEWIYRVGLPAKSGVGGGILAVLPGQLGIGVFSPPLDSQGNSLRGIRVCTDLSRELALHMLNPAATPRTAVRLAYHGGEVMARRRLPPSARETLRRCGSRIQILALQGGLIFTTFEPVLRRAMQLSDAGCLHLILDLRAVVSADAVSLRLMEELRSRLTQLGVRMVYCQPGRLCQPLMEMGVPASALFATEDAALEASEDSLLLEVTGATWRPSGSLPLEECALFRSCTAEDMILLRNELSTRKYEMGDTLIHAGESADEMLVVLSGNVEVQIRGEGQNRQRIDVLTAGMTVGEMAFLDGSPRSADVVAMDQVKCLVIPRAWFAALTETHPALKISLLHELTREISARLRQANIEVGALQRA, from the coding sequence ATGGTCTCTCCCATCCAAGAGTATCTAAAGACACTCCATGCCCGCTACGCGTCTGTGATGGACGGTCATGTCGCGGATTACATCCCTGAACTATCCAAGGCGGATCCCCGGCTCTTTGGCATCTGCATCGCCACCCGCGATGGCCATGTTTACGAAGTCGGGGATACGCGTCACAGTTTCACCATCCAGTCAGTGTCCAAGGCCCTGGCCTATGGATTGGCCCTGGAAGACCGGGGTGAAGAGCACGTGCTTTCACGCATCGGGGTGGAGCCCTCGGGTGAAGCTTTTAATGCCATCAGCCTCAAAGAGGGGACGGGAGCGCCATTTAACCCGATGATCAATGCCGGGGCCATAGCCACTTGTGGTCAGGTCTTGCCCAAGGATGAACACTCTCGGATCGAGCGTATCCTGGCCTATCTAGGTGGGTTTGCAGGACGGACGTTGGACATTGATCAGGCGATCTACCAAAGCGAAAGCGAGACGGGGCATCGCAATCGAGCCATCGGGTGGTTACTGCGTAATTTTGGCATCATTGATGAAGATCCCCATGAGACACTGGAGACCTATTTCCAACAATGTTCCATCCGAGTGACCTGTCGGGATTTGGCCATCATGGGGGCGACTTTGGCGAATCAAGGGATCAACCCCATCACACAAAAACGTGCCATCGCAGCCGAGTATGTGGACAATGTGCTGGGGGTGATGGCCACCTGCGGGATGTATGACTGGTCGGGCGAATGGATTTACCGAGTTGGGCTACCGGCTAAGAGTGGGGTGGGCGGCGGGATCTTAGCCGTGCTGCCGGGGCAGCTTGGCATTGGGGTCTTTTCCCCACCGCTGGACTCCCAGGGAAATAGCCTCCGGGGCATACGCGTCTGCACGGATCTTTCGCGGGAACTGGCTCTGCACATGCTGAATCCAGCCGCGACGCCGCGCACGGCGGTGCGACTGGCCTACCATGGCGGGGAGGTGATGGCGCGGCGGCGGTTGCCCCCTTCGGCGCGGGAGACGCTGCGGCGTTGCGGCTCGCGCATCCAAATTTTAGCGCTTCAGGGCGGGCTTATTTTTACCACCTTTGAGCCCGTGCTGAGGCGGGCCATGCAGCTTTCGGATGCGGGCTGTTTGCACCTCATTTTAGATCTACGCGCCGTGGTGAGTGCCGATGCCGTGAGCCTGCGGCTGATGGAGGAGCTGCGCTCTCGGCTCACCCAGCTCGGTGTGCGGATGGTCTATTGCCAACCGGGACGCCTGTGCCAGCCGTTGATGGAAATGGGGGTGCCTGCCAGTGCCCTGTTTGCGACGGAAGATGCGGCTTTGGAGGCCAGTGAAGATTCTCTTTTGCTGGAGGTGACCGGGGCGACCTGGCGCCCCTCAGGCTCATTGCCTTTGGAGGAATGCGCCCTCTTCCGCAGTTGCACTGCGGAAGACATGATCCTGCTGAGAAATGAACTGTCCACACGCAAGTATGAGATGGGAGATACCCTCATCCATGCCGGAGAAAGCGCGGATGAGATGCTGGTGGTGCTCTCTGGCAATGTGGAGGTGCAGATCCGTGGAGAGGGCCAGAACCGTCAGCGTATTGATGTGCTGACGGCTGGAATGACTGTGGGGGAGATGGCCTTTTTGGATGGTTCTCCACGCTCTGCCGATGTGGTGGCGATGGACCAGGTGAAGTGCTTGGTCATCCCCCGAGCTTGGTTTGCAGCGCTTACGGAGACGCATCCAGCCTTGAAGATCTCTCTGTTGCATGAGTTGACGCGAGAGATCTCGGCCAGGTTACGTCAAGCCAATATCGAGGTCGGGGCGCTGCAACGTGCCTAG
- the rsfS gene encoding ribosome silencing factor, giving the protein MESIEIARLCAKYADEKKAENIVLLDLRGLSPVTDFFVIATASSNPQLRAVRDNIVDELRDTHGQRPIISDGTYESQWLILNYPNVLVHVQSPEKREYYVLEELWGDAPKLDWQDTAPVGEPTPRVKKPKAKKAPVKKVAAKKAPAKKAAAKKAAKKK; this is encoded by the coding sequence ATGGAATCTATCGAGATCGCGCGCCTGTGCGCCAAGTATGCCGACGAGAAGAAGGCTGAAAACATCGTGCTGCTGGACCTGCGCGGCCTGTCGCCTGTGACGGACTTTTTTGTCATTGCCACCGCCAGCTCCAACCCCCAACTGCGCGCCGTACGGGATAACATTGTGGATGAACTCCGCGACACTCACGGTCAGCGCCCGATCATCAGCGATGGCACCTATGAGAGCCAGTGGTTGATCCTGAATTATCCCAACGTCCTCGTCCACGTCCAGTCTCCTGAAAAGCGCGAGTATTACGTCTTGGAAGAGCTGTGGGGCGATGCACCTAAACTGGACTGGCAGGACACAGCCCCTGTGGGTGAGCCGACACCGCGTGTGAAAAAGCCAAAGGCCAAAAAGGCCCCCGTTAAAAAAGTCGCTGCGAAGAAGGCTCCAGCCAAAAAAGCCGCCGCAAAGAAGGCCGCGAAAAAGAAATAA